TGATATACATATGGCTGGTTTTATCCACCATAAAAACAAAGTCCGTCAAAGCCGGCGAATAGGCGGCCCCCCCCGCACAGGGTCCCATGATCAGCGAGATCTGGGGAATAACCCCGGAGGCCAGGATATTGCCCCGAAAGATACTGCCGTATCCTTCCAGTGACATGACGCCTTCCTGGATTCTGGCTCCCCCGGAGTCATTGATTTGAACAAAGGGCTTCCCCGTCTTCAGAGCCATGTTCAGGGTTCCGGCAATCTTGGAGGCATGCTGTTCACCCAGCGAACCGCCCAGGACGGTGAAGTCCTGGCTGGACAACCAGATCTGGCGACTCTCCACGAGAGCACTGCCAGTGATGACGCCGTCCCCGCTGATTTTCTTGCTGTCCATGCCGAAGTCATCGATACGGCTCAGTTCATAGGGCTGGTTCTCGACAAAACTGCCGCCGTCCACCAGGTACTGTATCCGTTCCCGGGCTGTTTTTTTCCCCTTGGCTTTCTGCCTGGCCTGACGGTCTTTCCCGCCACCGTCCAGCATGGATGCTCTCATCTTAGCCAGGAGAGCCAGGCTCTCCCTGTGTGATCTGGGAAGTTCCGGGGTCTTACCGACCTTCTCGGATGTTTTCACTGAACAACTCCTCATCAGAAGGCTGACGGCTGGGAATAGGAGAAGAAACCCAGGTTGTATTCATAAGATGCTTCCAGGTGATGTTCTCACTGGAAATATTTCCTCCCCATGAACCGCAGCCCAGGGTCAGGGTCATAGGCATGGCATTCGTCCAGGCTCCGCTGTTGGCGAGGCACTGGGGCTGATTAACCATGACTCTGGCAACATTAACTTTTTCAGAGAGCTGCATGATCCGTTCTTTTTTAGTGGTATGGATACCGCAGGAGTGTCCCGCACCGGAAAAGTTGGTAATGTCATTAACCATCTGTACGGCCTGATCAAAACTTTTCCATTTGTAGATGGCTGTCACAACAGACAGTTTTTCACCGGAGAAAGGATAGTCCGGGCCGATTCCGTTCTCTTCTACAAAGAAGAAGCTCCGGTCTTCGGGAAGATCGATCCCGGCGATCCCGGCGATCTTGGCAGCAGGCTGGGCAACGATATCTCGGTTAAGATGCACAGCGTCGGGCCAGAGGGCCTTCTGGAGTTTCTCTTTTTCACCCGCATCACAGAGGTAGCCGCCGGCATCCTGCAGTGCTGCGAGGAATTTGCTGTAGATCGTATCCTGAGCCAGACAGGCGTTCTCGGTGGAACAGCTTGTGGCCTGGTCAAAAGTCTTGGATCTTTTG
This sequence is a window from Oceanispirochaeta sp.. Protein-coding genes within it:
- a CDS encoding aldehyde dehydrogenase family protein, whose amino-acid sequence is LKAMSAIKTRNAIILAPHPRARKTNEMVVNKMREALEAGGYPADLILHVDEVTMENSQDLMKECDLILATGGGGLVSAAYSSGTPAYGVGAGNAVTIVDDTQDMVDVADKIKRSKTFDQATSCSTENACLAQDTIYSKFLAALQDAGGYLCDAGEKEKLQKALWPDAVHLNRDIVAQPAAKIAGIAGIDLPEDRSFFFVEENGIGPDYPFSGEKLSVVTAIYKWKSFDQAVQMVNDITNFSGAGHSCGIHTTKKERIMQLSEKVNVARVMVNQPQCLANSGAWTNAMPMTLTLGCGSWGGNISSENITWKHLMNTTWVSSPIPSRQPSDEELFSENIREGR